Proteins encoded together in one Alteribacter keqinensis window:
- a CDS encoding ABC transporter permease: protein MQQQTADPRYETSIVKQLAVEVWILFRIQFSIIREQWAFIFILASIFPFAILMFLHFFTVNPTEAMIVRIITGNMLFALVIMGMNVMAQEISFQKHQGHFTFYASLPIEKINFIFANLLRGMIVSFPSFVIMAFVGQWVYGITFTFSFWLIPFVALTILSVVGLGVFLGFWSPNMQLTNLLVQGLMMIISFMTPVLVEISELPVVLQWFSYLVPTTYAAAGLRDLLAVGYTTTVGMNMLMLLGYTVLSYTLILKKIHWRGEG from the coding sequence ATGCAGCAGCAAACGGCTGATCCAAGATATGAAACTTCAATCGTAAAACAGCTTGCCGTTGAAGTATGGATCCTGTTCCGCATTCAATTTTCCATTATCCGGGAGCAGTGGGCATTTATTTTTATCCTGGCATCTATCTTTCCTTTTGCCATACTCATGTTTCTCCATTTTTTCACAGTGAATCCGACTGAGGCTATGATTGTACGGATCATCACAGGGAACATGCTGTTTGCCCTCGTCATTATGGGGATGAACGTCATGGCCCAGGAAATATCTTTTCAAAAACACCAGGGACATTTCACGTTTTATGCCTCTTTGCCGATTGAAAAAATCAACTTTATCTTTGCCAACCTCCTGAGAGGAATGATCGTAAGCTTTCCGTCATTTGTAATTATGGCATTCGTCGGGCAGTGGGTGTACGGCATTACATTTACCTTCAGTTTCTGGCTTATTCCATTCGTTGCGCTGACGATCCTGAGTGTTGTGGGACTTGGAGTGTTTCTAGGCTTCTGGTCACCGAACATGCAGCTGACGAACCTCCTCGTTCAAGGGCTTATGATGATTATCAGCTTTATGACGCCGGTTCTTGTAGAAATTTCAGAGCTTCCGGTTGTCCTACAGTGGTTTTCGTACCTCGTACCTACAACCTATGCCGCAGCAGGGTTGAGAGATTTGCTCGCTGTGGGGTACACAACGACTGTGGGGATGAACATGCTTATGCTCCTTGGCTACACTGTCCTTTCCTACACTCTTATTCTGAAAAAAATTCATTGGCGCGGGGAAGGGTAA
- a CDS encoding DUF2268 domain-containing protein, producing the protein MGLKCDFTTFRSFHKKVGDVYWEEALRLQAEVICEPLLRHFKDAALPEWHHYLLAQGLRKPSGDWTKFGEVLQKKGHIKELQKHFFVLKKKWSGPDLPIYLLPIDTTNEELRDRLAGKNGVTFADFIVLFIDESLSLNAMKALLTHEYNHACRLFYQKKNEESVTLMESMLMEGLAEAAVKNHLGKSEQAPWTRTLSREQCEDWWKQVLSHRKDIKGRRYHAHWMYGGRNMPRMIGYVTGFYIVQDFLEKNPEISERGCLKKEADDILAGSGWNSG; encoded by the coding sequence TTGGGATTAAAATGCGATTTTACGACGTTTCGGTCGTTTCATAAAAAAGTGGGAGACGTTTATTGGGAAGAAGCCCTCCGCCTTCAGGCTGAAGTCATTTGCGAGCCTCTGCTGCGCCATTTTAAGGACGCAGCGCTCCCGGAGTGGCATCACTACCTTCTTGCCCAGGGACTGAGAAAACCGTCAGGAGACTGGACAAAGTTTGGGGAAGTGCTTCAAAAAAAAGGCCATATTAAAGAGCTTCAAAAACATTTTTTCGTGCTGAAAAAGAAGTGGAGCGGTCCCGATCTGCCAATCTATCTTCTACCCATTGATACGACGAACGAGGAACTGCGCGACCGCCTGGCCGGTAAAAACGGCGTCACGTTTGCCGATTTTATCGTCCTGTTCATCGACGAATCTTTATCCCTGAATGCCATGAAAGCCCTGCTCACTCATGAGTACAACCATGCATGCCGGCTTTTTTACCAGAAGAAAAATGAAGAGTCCGTTACGCTTATGGAGTCCATGCTTATGGAAGGTCTTGCTGAAGCCGCAGTGAAAAACCACCTCGGAAAAAGCGAACAAGCGCCCTGGACCCGCACGCTCTCAAGAGAACAGTGCGAAGACTGGTGGAAGCAGGTTCTCTCTCACCGAAAAGATATAAAAGGACGCAGGTACCATGCACACTGGATGTACGGCGGCCGCAACATGCCGAGAATGATCGGGTATGTGACAGGCTTTTATATCGTTCAGGATTTTCTTGAAAAGAACCCGGAGATCAGTGAGCGGGGGTGCCTTAAAAAAGAAGCGGATGACATTTTGGCAGGTTCGGGCTGGAATAGTGGCTGA
- a CDS encoding sensor histidine kinase codes for MTKQAAQKEKRLHGVIWDGLRLQAKTVGIAFLAIWLTAWLYARFYTGPADGTILAARIYTVASDVEVTLTLLVIVSAIYLLTSFAFSFSYTSELKKAITYLIYQLKQVQRGSLDNRIQMDREDEMKRLAGELNDMTDGYEKQIRSMHRVLNENAALIDEKERAAGLEERRKLARDLHDAVSQQLFAVSMSLGAIPRILDTDPDRAKTLITQVETMIHASQQELRALIMHLRPITLEGKGLKEALDALFTELSAKNEAVAFVWETDQLEALDPGIEDQLFRVVQEGLSNTLRHAKASRILFTAEQADQRLLITLSDDGCGFDMEMKKEDANVSYGLTTMEERIEELGGHFSLLSYPAKGTTIKIRVPLRTQKGGEHDEQDPRADR; via the coding sequence TTGACTAAACAAGCCGCACAAAAAGAGAAAAGACTCCACGGCGTCATCTGGGACGGGCTCAGGCTTCAGGCAAAGACAGTCGGCATTGCTTTTCTCGCAATCTGGCTCACTGCCTGGCTTTACGCCCGTTTTTACACAGGACCGGCTGACGGCACGATACTCGCCGCAAGGATATACACTGTGGCTTCTGATGTGGAAGTGACCCTGACCCTCCTTGTCATTGTCTCGGCGATCTACCTGCTTACTAGCTTCGCTTTTTCTTTTTCCTATACGAGCGAACTGAAAAAAGCGATCACCTATCTGATCTACCAGCTCAAACAGGTTCAACGGGGCTCTCTTGATAACAGGATTCAGATGGACCGGGAGGATGAAATGAAGCGCCTGGCAGGGGAACTCAACGACATGACCGACGGCTACGAAAAGCAGATCCGCTCCATGCACCGGGTACTAAACGAAAACGCCGCCCTCATCGACGAAAAAGAACGGGCAGCCGGCCTTGAGGAACGGCGCAAGCTCGCCCGGGACCTGCACGACGCCGTGAGCCAGCAGCTCTTCGCCGTCTCCATGAGCCTCGGCGCAATCCCCCGGATTCTCGACACCGATCCGGATCGGGCAAAAACTCTGATCACCCAGGTGGAAACGATGATCCATGCATCCCAGCAGGAGCTTCGGGCCCTGATCATGCACCTTCGCCCGATTACCCTCGAAGGAAAAGGGCTGAAGGAAGCGCTGGACGCACTATTTACAGAACTTTCGGCCAAAAATGAAGCAGTTGCCTTCGTCTGGGAAACCGATCAGCTCGAAGCACTCGATCCCGGCATAGAAGATCAGTTGTTTCGTGTGGTTCAGGAGGGTCTTTCCAACACTCTTCGCCACGCGAAGGCCTCCCGGATCCTCTTTACGGCAGAACAGGCAGACCAACGACTTTTGATTACCCTCAGTGACGACGGTTGCGGCTTTGACATGGAGATGAAAAAAGAAGATGCGAACGTCTCCTACGGACTTACGACAATGGAAGAGCGAATCGAAGAATTGGGCGGTCACTTTTCCTTGCTTTCTTATCCGGCAAAAGGCACCACCATTAAAATCCGTGTCCCGTTAAGGACCCAAAAAGGAGGAGAACACGATGAGCAAGATCCGCGTGCTGATCGTTGA
- the liaF gene encoding cell wall-active antibiotics response protein LiaF, which produces MNKIFGMIILAVGVLYLLNNTGVIDASFGEMVSTYWTLIIVIIGLKILLDGLFRAYQGLKRDKWDFGTAVFGLFIIAAGLIITGNRADWFYYTFADLWSWIWPLLIIFVGFQLLRNKRPTTVKVDMSKDEDDREPDTAEKKADYADPWSYVEENISRAREQVKNNPHVDEEKYENSFQSAEDSINKARQQAGGKYKYRQKKNHRPQGGDYANIRQFVGEVVIGKRPWTLENTDIRTSIGSVEVDLTTAVLKDGDNYLDISMWIGSVEITAPKDMAIQANVDVSIGEATLFDDNFAGTGRNATYTSDNFYEAEQRVILTVRNSIGSVEVMAVD; this is translated from the coding sequence ATGAATAAAATATTCGGGATGATCATTCTCGCAGTCGGAGTGCTATATCTATTAAATAATACAGGTGTCATCGATGCGAGTTTCGGGGAGATGGTCTCCACCTACTGGACGCTTATCATCGTCATTATCGGCCTGAAGATCCTCCTGGACGGGCTTTTCAGAGCCTACCAGGGGCTGAAACGTGACAAGTGGGATTTCGGTACGGCCGTTTTCGGCCTGTTCATCATCGCAGCGGGCCTGATTATTACCGGTAACAGGGCAGACTGGTTTTACTATACTTTTGCCGACCTGTGGAGCTGGATTTGGCCGCTCCTCATAATCTTCGTCGGCTTTCAGCTTCTCAGAAACAAACGTCCGACCACAGTCAAAGTGGACATGAGTAAAGATGAAGATGACCGGGAGCCGGATACGGCCGAAAAGAAAGCAGACTACGCCGACCCGTGGAGCTACGTAGAAGAAAACATCTCCCGTGCCCGGGAACAGGTAAAAAACAATCCCCACGTGGACGAGGAAAAATACGAAAACAGCTTCCAGAGTGCAGAAGACAGCATCAACAAAGCCAGGCAGCAGGCGGGCGGCAAGTACAAATACCGCCAGAAAAAAAACCACCGTCCGCAGGGCGGGGACTACGCCAACATCCGTCAGTTTGTCGGAGAAGTGGTTATCGGCAAGCGGCCCTGGACCCTTGAAAATACAGATATCCGTACGTCCATCGGGAGTGTGGAAGTAGATCTGACTACTGCTGTGCTCAAAGACGGCGATAACTATCTGGACATCAGCATGTGGATCGGCTCCGTGGAAATCACCGCCCCAAAAGACATGGCGATTCAAGCAAACGTTGACGTAAGCATCGGGGAAGCGACTCTGTTTGATGATAACTTCGCCGGAACGGGACGCAATGCCACATACACGAGCGACAACTTTTATGAAGCCGAACAGCGCGTCATCCTGACCGTCCGCAACAGCATCGGCAGCGTGGAGGTAATGGCCGTTGACTAA
- a CDS encoding GNAT family N-acetyltransferase — MIYEADVSVRKKLVPMFKNIDSTIVLSYLQGHMGTAWVDNLENPTVAQITVGIFVFYAVNPNTKEAKELLYNLPDFTLAIVNSDDWKELIETVHYGAFEKFPRFSFHKNPDHLDQAHFQYLLSALPEGYEIKRVDKNIAKESSFHELSEDFINQFDSIDDFINRRAGYAILNDGQVVSAATSFSIYDDGIEIEVASHPNHRRKGLATIVTSALILDCLKKGKYPSWDGANAESVELAKKLGYIFKESYDTYFI; from the coding sequence ATGATTTATGAAGCAGATGTAAGTGTAAGGAAGAAATTAGTACCAATGTTTAAAAATATTGATAGCACGATTGTTCTCTCGTATCTCCAGGGACATATGGGAACTGCTTGGGTAGACAACCTTGAAAATCCAACTGTTGCTCAGATAACGGTTGGGATTTTTGTTTTTTATGCCGTGAATCCGAATACAAAGGAAGCTAAAGAATTACTTTATAATCTTCCCGACTTTACTCTTGCAATTGTTAATTCTGATGATTGGAAAGAACTTATAGAGACAGTTCATTATGGGGCATTTGAGAAATTTCCCCGATTCAGTTTTCACAAGAACCCCGACCACTTAGACCAGGCACACTTCCAGTACCTGCTGTCTGCATTACCAGAAGGCTACGAAATTAAGAGAGTTGATAAAAACATTGCAAAAGAATCATCTTTCCATGAACTCTCAGAAGACTTTATTAATCAATTTGATTCTATTGATGACTTTATTAACAGAAGAGCAGGGTATGCTATTTTAAATGATGGGCAAGTTGTTTCTGCGGCAACATCATTTAGTATATATGATGATGGAATTGAAATTGAAGTTGCTAGTCATCCTAATCATAGAAGGAAAGGTTTAGCAACAATTGTAACCTCAGCCCTCATATTAGATTGTTTGAAAAAAGGGAAATACCCCAGTTGGGATGGAGCTAATGCTGAATCTGTGGAACTAGCTAAAAAGCTCGGATACATCTTTAAGGAATCATACGATACTTATTTCATTTAA
- a CDS encoding response regulator, whose protein sequence is MSKIRVLIVDDHEMVRMGLSTYLQTEPDIDVVGEGKNGREAISKAKELNPDVILMDLLMDEMNGVEATKALEEHQAKIIVLTSYLDDEMLFPVMEAGAFSYILKTSSAIDIANCIRKAYKGEPTFEGQVTQKMFHQMRHKPKHNDLTRREKEVLSLIGQGLSNKEIGERLHIGIKTVKTHVSHILTKLELDDRTQAAIYANKHSLV, encoded by the coding sequence ATGAGCAAGATCCGCGTGCTGATCGTTGATGATCACGAAATGGTCCGGATGGGCCTGAGTACATACCTGCAGACAGAGCCTGATATCGATGTGGTCGGGGAAGGCAAAAACGGACGGGAAGCCATTTCCAAAGCCAAAGAACTGAACCCCGATGTCATTTTAATGGATTTATTAATGGACGAAATGAACGGAGTGGAAGCCACAAAAGCGCTGGAAGAGCACCAGGCAAAAATCATCGTTCTCACAAGCTACCTGGATGACGAAATGCTCTTTCCCGTTATGGAAGCAGGAGCCTTCAGTTATATCCTGAAAACGTCCAGCGCAATTGACATAGCCAACTGTATTCGAAAAGCATATAAAGGAGAGCCCACCTTCGAAGGACAGGTCACACAGAAGATGTTTCACCAGATGCGCCACAAGCCGAAACATAATGACCTCACTCGCCGGGAAAAAGAAGTCCTGTCCCTTATAGGCCAGGGTCTGTCCAACAAAGAAATCGGCGAACGCCTTCATATCGGCATAAAAACCGTGAAGACCCACGTGAGTCATATCCTCACCAAGCTGGAGCTGGATGACAGAACCCAGGCAGCCATCTATGCAAATAAACACTCGCTTGTTTAA
- a CDS encoding ABC transporter ATP-binding protein, with product MKTPLFEVKHVSKTYKKGKVKANEEISFTINEGEILGLLGPNGAGKSTLIKQIVAHVKPTEGEVTYKGINVLKQNKQVAREVAYYSQEPHALTSLKVREAIYFSGRLRGMKRRAAKEETESLIKELELTEVANKLLKNISGGQKRLTGIGTTLIGQAGVYIFDEPTNELDPKKRRLVWDMIQKRNREGATVILVTHNILEAEQVVDRVAVINHGRLLAINHVGELKAEVDQRLKCEIAVKRTARNELHEALTGWGTVTTLSDQRSRILIAKDQAPDLVSFLNNEPDVQTYSIVPPSLEDVYFHIDNDQSPAGGPDAKKEEVNEYAAANG from the coding sequence ATGAAGACACCATTATTTGAAGTGAAACACGTATCCAAGACATATAAAAAAGGGAAGGTGAAAGCAAATGAAGAGATTTCTTTTACGATTAATGAAGGTGAAATACTTGGACTTCTCGGTCCGAATGGAGCCGGCAAATCGACGCTTATTAAGCAAATCGTTGCTCATGTAAAACCAACCGAAGGGGAAGTTACCTACAAAGGCATCAACGTATTAAAACAAAATAAACAGGTGGCAAGGGAAGTGGCCTACTATTCACAGGAACCCCATGCACTTACGAGTCTGAAAGTAAGAGAAGCCATTTACTTTTCGGGACGGTTAAGGGGGATGAAGCGGAGAGCGGCCAAAGAAGAAACGGAGTCTCTCATAAAAGAACTCGAACTTACTGAAGTAGCAAACAAACTTCTGAAAAACATCTCGGGTGGCCAGAAACGTCTCACGGGTATCGGTACAACACTAATCGGTCAGGCAGGTGTCTACATTTTCGACGAACCTACAAACGAACTGGATCCGAAAAAGCGCCGCCTTGTCTGGGACATGATTCAAAAGCGGAACCGGGAAGGGGCAACGGTGATTCTTGTGACTCACAACATCTTGGAAGCAGAACAGGTGGTTGACCGTGTGGCAGTGATTAACCACGGGAGGCTCCTGGCTATCAATCACGTGGGAGAACTGAAAGCAGAAGTGGACCAGCGTCTTAAATGTGAAATTGCAGTGAAACGCACCGCCCGAAACGAACTTCACGAAGCTCTCACCGGATGGGGGACGGTCACAACCCTGTCAGACCAACGCTCCCGCATTCTCATTGCAAAGGATCAAGCACCGGACCTGGTGAGTTTTTTAAACAATGAACCAGATGTACAGACATACTCCATCGTGCCGCCAAGCCTGGAAGATGTGTACTTTCATATCGACAATGATCAGTCTCCAGCGGGTGGACCTGATGCAAAAAAGGAAGAGGTGAACGAATATGCAGCAGCAAACGGCTGA
- a CDS encoding VOC family protein has product MGTIKYEPKLKDRLGSVDLNVKDLDRAREFYERVIGLKVLDIKEDSLTFGADGGTPLVTVHTNENVANRPARTTGLFHLAVLLPDRKKLAHTLKHLLASGYPLHGASDHQFSEAIYLADPDGNGIEIYADTDPKTWKQEENGWYVGGTHPLDVEGLLKEAPADGWTGMSAEVKIGHLHLQVADIQEVEAFYVDILGFDIVTKDPRMLFVSKDGYHHHIGLNTWTGTNLPKPPKEAVGMKQFTVFFTEDEYHAAKEALNVSGAENKLQVEDPSGNAIVIVKKQ; this is encoded by the coding sequence GTGGGAACGATTAAATATGAGCCGAAATTAAAAGATAGATTGGGGAGTGTAGATCTTAATGTGAAGGATCTGGACCGAGCACGTGAGTTTTATGAAAGGGTGATCGGGTTAAAGGTGCTGGATATAAAAGAAGATTCGCTTACGTTCGGTGCTGATGGAGGAACACCCCTTGTTACCGTGCATACGAATGAAAATGTTGCAAACCGTCCTGCGCGGACAACCGGGCTTTTTCATTTGGCGGTTCTGCTGCCGGACCGGAAGAAGCTCGCTCATACATTAAAGCATCTGCTCGCATCGGGTTACCCTCTTCACGGGGCATCAGATCATCAGTTCAGTGAAGCAATTTACCTGGCGGATCCGGACGGGAACGGGATAGAGATCTATGCAGACACAGATCCAAAAACGTGGAAACAGGAAGAGAACGGCTGGTACGTGGGCGGCACGCACCCGTTGGACGTTGAAGGGCTGCTGAAAGAAGCACCAGCAGATGGATGGACGGGAATGTCAGCTGAAGTCAAGATTGGTCATCTTCATCTTCAGGTTGCAGACATACAGGAAGTCGAAGCTTTCTATGTGGACATCCTCGGGTTTGATATTGTGACAAAAGATCCGCGCATGCTGTTTGTATCCAAAGACGGATACCATCATCACATCGGACTCAATACTTGGACGGGAACAAATCTTCCTAAGCCGCCAAAAGAAGCGGTCGGAATGAAACAATTTACCGTGTTTTTTACAGAGGATGAATACCATGCGGCAAAAGAGGCATTGAACGTATCCGGTGCAGAAAACAAGCTGCAGGTTGAAGATCCGTCCGGCAATGCGATTGTCATCGTGAAAAAACAATAA
- a CDS encoding GntP family permease, which translates to MDIQDIQLTSFGTILALAVTIGLILIRVAPAYAMMAGALTGGIIGGAALTETVQIMVGGAEGMTGVVLRVLAAGVLAGVLIESGAAKKIAESILNGLGEAKALLAVAGATMVLTGVGVFIGVAILTVAPIALSIAKRTNMSKIAVLIAISGGGKAGNIISPNPNSIAAAEAFYVPLTSVMFAGIVPALAGVAVTYAIARKLRDTGEKVQDHELSPEVKGETPTLGTALFGPGVAIFLLLLQPIAGIHIDPLFALPIGGIAGALAMRKGNELNHFVRSGLEKMAPVAILLIGTGTLAGVIANSAIIVQILSAIEAMHLPAYFLAPISGITMSGATGSTAAGTAVAGQVFAPSMLEMGIPALAAAAMVNSGATVLDHMPHGTYFHITRASVYMSMKERFKILPHETLIGLVIAIVSTLIYGVFGFLFFQG; encoded by the coding sequence ATGGATATACAGGACATACAACTAACCTCATTCGGTACGATACTCGCACTGGCCGTAACGATCGGACTCATCCTGATCCGCGTTGCTCCTGCTTATGCCATGATGGCAGGCGCTCTTACAGGAGGTATTATCGGGGGAGCAGCCCTTACGGAGACCGTTCAAATTATGGTCGGCGGTGCAGAAGGGATGACCGGGGTCGTTCTCCGGGTTCTTGCGGCAGGCGTTCTGGCCGGGGTGCTTATCGAGTCCGGTGCGGCAAAAAAAATTGCCGAATCGATCCTGAACGGACTCGGTGAAGCGAAAGCCCTCCTTGCCGTGGCCGGTGCAACCATGGTCCTAACGGGAGTAGGGGTCTTTATCGGGGTCGCGATACTCACGGTTGCGCCAATCGCCCTTTCCATCGCCAAGCGGACAAACATGTCCAAAATTGCCGTTCTCATTGCCATATCCGGAGGAGGAAAAGCGGGCAATATTATTTCACCGAACCCAAACTCCATTGCCGCTGCCGAGGCTTTTTACGTTCCTTTAACCAGTGTCATGTTCGCAGGGATTGTTCCTGCCCTTGCAGGGGTAGCTGTCACCTATGCGATTGCCCGTAAGCTGAGGGACACAGGGGAAAAGGTTCAGGATCATGAGCTTTCCCCAGAGGTGAAAGGGGAGACGCCCACACTCGGCACGGCTCTCTTTGGCCCTGGTGTGGCAATCTTTCTCTTATTATTGCAGCCCATAGCAGGCATTCATATCGATCCGTTATTTGCCCTGCCGATCGGGGGAATTGCCGGGGCTCTTGCCATGAGAAAAGGGAATGAACTCAATCACTTTGTAAGATCGGGACTTGAAAAAATGGCACCTGTTGCGATTCTACTCATTGGTACCGGGACGCTCGCCGGTGTGATCGCAAACTCTGCCATTATCGTACAAATCCTAAGTGCCATTGAAGCGATGCATCTGCCAGCCTATTTTCTCGCACCGATTTCAGGGATCACCATGTCCGGTGCGACAGGTTCAACGGCTGCCGGTACGGCGGTGGCGGGCCAGGTCTTTGCACCGTCCATGCTTGAAATGGGTATCCCGGCCCTCGCTGCTGCAGCCATGGTCAACTCCGGGGCAACGGTGCTTGACCACATGCCACACGGAACGTATTTCCACATCACCCGTGCGAGCGTGTACATGTCCATGAAAGAACGGTTTAAAATTCTTCCCCATGAAACACTGATCGGGCTTGTCATTGCCATTGTTTCTACACTCATTTACGGTGTATTCGGTTTCCTCTTTTTCCAAGGTTAA
- a CDS encoding L-lactate MFS transporter — MKNRWLIALSAIAIHLSIGAAYAYSVYTNPIHNEMGWSTSGITIAFTIMMALAGISAAFFGSFVEKQGPRRSAILAAVLFGLGQAGSGVAIAVDSLVLFLLTYGLASGLGLGLGYIAPVSTLVKWFPDRRGLATGMAVMGFGAGALITAPVAASMMESIGITSTFYILGACYFVIIILGASYIAPPPEGWMPATMKKDIASGKKVVKKDLSQLTAKQAVRTRRFWMLWTMMLINTSAGIMMISVASPMAQEVVGLTAAAAATMVGIMGIFNGGGRLAWAAISDYIGRPTVFMIFFILQIIAFIMMPNITNVLVFQALILVVVSCYGGGFSNLPAFIGDLFGTKQLGAIHGYLLTTWSLGGILGPFIVTQIYDRTGSYIPVFYVFTGLIVIAFLISLLIRLDIKNVEKQYEKEKQGVA; from the coding sequence ATGAAGAACAGATGGCTTATTGCGTTATCTGCAATTGCGATTCACCTTTCGATCGGTGCGGCGTATGCCTACAGCGTGTATACGAATCCGATCCATAATGAAATGGGATGGTCCACATCCGGCATTACGATTGCATTTACGATCATGATGGCACTTGCAGGGATTTCAGCCGCATTTTTTGGCAGTTTTGTCGAGAAGCAGGGTCCCCGCCGCTCAGCTATACTGGCAGCTGTCCTTTTCGGACTTGGACAAGCCGGTTCCGGTGTAGCTATTGCTGTTGATTCTCTTGTGCTCTTTTTACTTACATACGGCCTTGCCAGCGGTCTCGGGCTGGGGCTTGGGTACATCGCTCCTGTATCCACACTTGTAAAATGGTTCCCGGACCGCCGCGGGCTTGCGACGGGCATGGCTGTAATGGGCTTTGGTGCCGGCGCACTGATCACAGCTCCGGTGGCTGCTTCCATGATGGAGTCAATCGGCATAACGTCCACCTTCTACATTCTCGGTGCATGTTACTTTGTAATTATCATTCTCGGTGCATCCTACATCGCACCGCCGCCTGAAGGATGGATGCCGGCTACTATGAAAAAAGACATTGCTTCCGGTAAAAAAGTCGTGAAAAAAGACTTGTCCCAGCTGACGGCAAAACAAGCTGTCCGGACACGGCGTTTCTGGATGCTCTGGACGATGATGCTTATTAATACAAGCGCGGGAATCATGATGATCTCGGTAGCGTCTCCAATGGCTCAGGAAGTCGTCGGACTTACTGCAGCGGCTGCGGCAACGATGGTAGGAATTATGGGGATCTTTAACGGAGGCGGACGCCTTGCCTGGGCTGCGATCTCTGACTATATCGGTCGTCCTACTGTGTTTATGATTTTCTTTATTCTTCAGATCATCGCTTTTATCATGATGCCAAACATTACAAATGTTCTCGTGTTCCAGGCCCTCATATTGGTTGTAGTGAGCTGTTACGGAGGCGGATTCTCAAACCTTCCGGCTTTTATTGGTGACCTTTTTGGAACAAAACAGCTTGGTGCCATCCACGGTTACCTGCTGACAACATGGTCTCTCGGCGGTATTCTCGGTCCGTTTATTGTCACACAGATTTATGATCGTACAGGGAGCTACATCCCGGTGTTCTATGTTTTCACAGGCTTAATTGTAATCGCTTTCCTGATCTCTCTCCTTATCCGACTGGACATTAAAAATGTGGAGAAACAGTATGAGAAAGAAAAACAGGGCGTTGCTTAA
- the htpX gene encoding protease HtpX produces the protein MGKRLLFLLVTNILVMTTIFIVWSVITHFTDISWSFDTGGAGLGIDYVSLGVFSLLVGFAGSFISLAMSRFVAKKMMKVKVLDPDGPLSSHERTVVEKVHRLSRAAGLMHMPEVGIYQSPEVNAFATGPSKKRSLVAVSSGLLQTMDDDAVEGVIAHEIAHVANGDMVTMTLLQGVINTFVVFFSRIAAILVSRLVRAEMQGIVRFMAIIIFQILFSILGSLVVMAFSRYREFHADRGGADLAGRDKMAHALRSLKNYVDRANVNDRTDDSAVQTMKINGKGGVAKLFSSHPDLDERIARLEER, from the coding sequence ATGGGGAAAAGATTACTATTTTTACTCGTAACAAATATTCTTGTCATGACAACGATCTTTATCGTCTGGTCGGTTATAACTCACTTTACCGATATCAGCTGGTCATTTGACACAGGCGGTGCCGGACTGGGCATTGATTATGTGTCACTAGGTGTATTCAGCTTACTCGTAGGTTTCGCAGGATCCTTCATCTCCTTGGCCATGTCACGTTTTGTAGCTAAGAAGATGATGAAAGTAAAAGTGCTCGATCCGGACGGTCCGCTATCCTCCCACGAGCGTACTGTGGTGGAGAAAGTACATCGTCTGTCCCGTGCGGCAGGTCTTATGCACATGCCGGAAGTGGGAATCTATCAATCTCCTGAAGTGAACGCTTTTGCTACAGGTCCTTCAAAGAAACGCTCTCTTGTAGCTGTTTCATCCGGACTTCTTCAGACAATGGATGATGATGCGGTTGAAGGGGTTATCGCCCACGAGATTGCCCACGTTGCAAACGGAGACATGGTGACAATGACGCTTCTTCAAGGAGTCATTAACACATTTGTTGTGTTCTTCTCCCGGATTGCGGCGATTCTCGTATCCCGTCTTGTGCGTGCGGAAATGCAAGGAATTGTACGCTTCATGGCGATCATCATCTTCCAGATTCTGTTCTCGATCCTTGGAAGTCTGGTCGTTATGGCATTCTCGCGCTACCGTGAATTCCATGCAGACCGCGGCGGAGCGGATCTGGCTGGACGTGACAAAATGGCACATGCCCTTCGTTCCCTTAAAAACTACGTTGACCGTGCGAATGTCAACGACCGTACAGATGACAGTGCGGTGCAGACAATGAAAATCAACGGAAAAGGCGGAGTTGCCAAACTCTTCTCCTCCCACCCGGATCTCGACGAGCGAATCGCCCGTCTGGAAGAAAGATAA